The proteins below come from a single Nitrospirota bacterium genomic window:
- a CDS encoding NYN domain-containing protein has protein sequence MAMHLILDGYNVLGVRSAGPSSGRPPSEFAREQLLRDLAGYRQRKGHAITVVFDGWREGLGVERHEHRSGVEVIYSRRGERADQVIQRLAQAYGRDCAVVSSDREVADFARAHGAFVIGAAEFAAKLSAPVASPAGPALKGRVVEEEDPPRRNPDKKGNPHKLPKALRRRNRRLRKF, from the coding sequence ATGGCGATGCATCTGATCCTCGACGGCTACAATGTGCTCGGCGTTCGGTCGGCCGGTCCGTCCTCCGGCAGGCCTCCAAGCGAGTTCGCGCGCGAGCAGTTGCTGCGCGATTTGGCCGGCTATCGTCAACGCAAAGGGCATGCGATCACCGTGGTCTTCGACGGGTGGCGGGAGGGCCTGGGCGTCGAGCGCCACGAGCACCGTTCGGGCGTCGAAGTGATTTATTCGCGGCGCGGCGAGCGGGCCGATCAAGTCATCCAGCGGCTCGCGCAAGCATACGGTCGGGACTGCGCGGTGGTGTCGTCGGACCGGGAGGTGGCGGATTTTGCGAGAGCGCACGGCGCGTTCGTGATCGGCGCCGCCGAATTTGCCGCCAAACTCTCCGCTCCGGTCGCATCGCCCGCCGGCCCGGCGTTGAAGGGGCGGGTGGTCGAGGAAGAGGACCCGCCGAGGCGCAACCCGGACAAGAAGGGCAACCCGCATAAACTTCCCAAAGCGCTTCGTCGCAGAAACCGCCGGCTCAGGAAATTCTGA
- a CDS encoding WD40 repeat domain-containing protein: MPRLAKRQAVVRLRPGGSVRLADYVHRVAFSADGRRLAACSASGEVAVWDVPSLTPVCQPTGHRESALALAWHPVRHALATGGQDGVVRMWMTDMGEERAVLPVGPPSSWVDHLAWSPDGVWLAASGGKTLRVWTTRGDDAPQPAGEVLAHQTTISALAWMPRGGGVITACYGGAWLWTIGEDKPVRSFPYDGALLSIAVSPGGGFLASGNLDGSVHLFRTENEQNWHMSGYPMKVTCVRFDHDGMNLFTASGPALMSWNMKKFEGTGGRLFKGHLGWIREIACHPSHSLVATAGEDGFLCLWEPRTTKPMVIEEINTTGGLSCVAWSSTGTRVATGADDGAVSLLFVEGLGD, translated from the coding sequence ATGCCTCGTCTAGCCAAGCGACAGGCGGTGGTGAGGTTGAGGCCGGGCGGGTCGGTTCGACTCGCCGACTACGTTCACCGCGTTGCCTTTTCGGCGGACGGCCGCCGGCTCGCGGCCTGTTCGGCTTCCGGGGAAGTGGCGGTGTGGGACGTGCCGTCGTTGACACCGGTCTGTCAGCCGACGGGGCACCGGGAATCGGCGCTCGCGTTGGCGTGGCATCCCGTGCGACACGCGTTGGCGACCGGCGGACAGGACGGGGTGGTCAGGATGTGGATGACGGACATGGGAGAGGAGCGGGCGGTTCTTCCCGTCGGGCCGCCGAGCTCCTGGGTTGACCATCTGGCCTGGTCGCCGGACGGCGTGTGGCTCGCGGCTTCCGGAGGGAAGACGTTGCGCGTGTGGACGACGCGCGGCGACGATGCGCCGCAGCCGGCCGGGGAAGTGCTGGCCCATCAGACGACGATCTCGGCCCTGGCATGGATGCCGCGAGGCGGCGGGGTGATCACGGCCTGTTACGGCGGCGCATGGCTGTGGACGATCGGGGAAGATAAACCGGTTCGGTCGTTCCCCTACGACGGCGCGCTGCTGTCCATCGCCGTGAGTCCCGGCGGCGGGTTCCTGGCTTCCGGCAATCTCGATGGATCGGTTCACCTGTTCCGGACGGAGAACGAACAGAACTGGCACATGTCCGGGTATCCGATGAAGGTGACGTGCGTGCGATTCGACCATGACGGGATGAATCTGTTCACCGCGTCGGGTCCGGCGTTGATGTCCTGGAACATGAAGAAATTCGAGGGAACCGGCGGGCGGCTGTTCAAGGGGCATCTGGGATGGATCCGCGAGATCGCCTGTCACCCTTCTCATTCCCTGGTCGCCACGGCGGGCGAAGACGGCTTCCTGTGCCTCTGGGAACCGCGGACGACGAAACCGATGGTGATCGAGGAGATCAACACAACGGGCGGGTTGTCCTGCGTCGCCTGGAGTTCCACGGGGACGCGGGTGGCGACCGGCGCCGACGACGGAGCCGTGTCTCTGTTGTTCGTCGAAGGGCTGGGAGACTGA
- a CDS encoding TatD family hydrolase, translated as MLRSAAMLIDTHTHLDDARYDADREAVLTRAREAGVGAFVTIGCDLATSRAAVALAERYPFVYATIGVHPHEVKHIGDGWYDELRRLARHPKVVAYGEIGLDYHYNHSSPKEQRSRFREQIGLARELKLPLVVHTREAQEDTIAILKEEHASEVGGVFHCFSGDAWLAKDALDLGFYLSFSGIITFQNATMLRDIAKTVPPDRLLIETDCPYLAPVPHRGKRNEPAYVALVAKTLAEIRSAPEAATGEIGRITAENARRLFRIS; from the coding sequence GTGCTAAGATCGGCCGCCATGCTGATCGACACACACACGCATCTGGATGATGCCCGGTACGACGCCGACCGCGAGGCGGTGCTCACCCGGGCGCGAGAGGCCGGGGTCGGCGCCTTCGTCACGATCGGGTGCGACCTGGCCACCAGCCGCGCGGCGGTCGCGCTGGCGGAGCGGTACCCGTTCGTGTACGCCACGATCGGCGTCCATCCGCACGAAGTCAAACACATCGGGGACGGGTGGTACGACGAACTGAGGCGGCTCGCCCGGCATCCCAAAGTCGTGGCCTACGGGGAGATCGGTTTGGATTACCACTACAACCACTCGTCGCCCAAAGAGCAGCGCTCTCGGTTCCGCGAACAGATCGGGCTGGCCCGCGAGTTGAAGCTCCCCCTCGTCGTTCATACGCGGGAGGCGCAGGAAGACACGATCGCGATTCTCAAAGAGGAACACGCCTCGGAAGTGGGCGGGGTGTTTCACTGTTTCTCGGGAGATGCGTGGCTGGCGAAGGATGCGTTGGATCTCGGTTTCTACCTGTCTTTTTCGGGAATTATCACATTCCAGAACGCGACCATGTTGCGCGACATCGCGAAAACCGTCCCGCCCGATCGACTGCTGATCGAAACCGATTGCCCCTACCTCGCGCCGGTCCCCCACCGCGGCAAACGCAACGAGCCGGCCTATGTCGCCTTGGTTGCGAAAACGTTGGCCGAGATCAGATCTGCGCCCGAGGCCGCGACAGGGGAGATCGGCCGGATCACGGCGGAGAACGCCCGCCGGCTGTTCAGAATTTCCTGA
- a CDS encoding GTP-binding protein codes for MAAGVMAPVPVTVLTGFLGAGKTTLLNRILTTEHGKRIAVVVNEFGEVGIDNQLVIGADEEIFEMNNGCICCTVRGDLIRIIGTLLKRKDRFDYLMIETTGLADPAPVAQTFFVDDEMRRRLVLDGIITVVDSKHIREHLETSPEAKEQIAFADVILLNKIDLVPPAEVDKLEARIRAINVMAKIHRTRDAQVEINRLLNIGAFDLSRKLEIDPNFLGEEAHQHDPSVFSVALVEEGLVDERKVNDWFRGILSTMGTNIYRMKGILNVKGRDHRFVFQGVHMLFDGKADRAWKPGEARTNQLVFIGKDLDRDALTKGFRACLV; via the coding sequence ATGGCTGCGGGTGTCATGGCGCCGGTCCCCGTCACCGTGTTGACGGGCTTTCTCGGCGCGGGAAAAACGACCCTGCTCAATCGCATTCTGACCACGGAGCACGGCAAGCGGATCGCCGTCGTCGTCAACGAATTCGGCGAGGTCGGGATCGACAACCAGCTCGTGATCGGGGCCGACGAAGAAATCTTCGAGATGAACAACGGGTGCATCTGCTGCACGGTGCGGGGCGATTTGATCCGCATCATCGGCACGTTGCTCAAGCGCAAAGACCGGTTCGATTATCTGATGATCGAAACGACCGGACTGGCCGACCCGGCTCCCGTCGCCCAGACGTTTTTTGTCGACGACGAGATGCGGCGCCGGCTCGTGTTGGACGGAATCATCACAGTGGTGGATTCGAAACACATTCGGGAGCATCTCGAGACGAGCCCGGAGGCGAAGGAGCAAATCGCCTTTGCCGATGTGATCCTCTTGAACAAGATCGACCTCGTCCCGCCGGCCGAGGTGGACAAATTGGAGGCGCGCATCCGGGCGATCAATGTGATGGCGAAGATTCATCGGACCAGAGACGCCCAGGTCGAAATCAACCGGCTGCTGAACATCGGCGCCTTCGATCTCAGCCGCAAGCTGGAGATCGATCCGAACTTCTTGGGCGAAGAGGCCCATCAACACGACCCCAGCGTCTTTTCTGTCGCCCTCGTCGAAGAGGGATTGGTCGATGAACGCAAGGTCAACGACTGGTTCCGGGGAATCCTCTCCACCATGGGGACGAATATCTATCGGATGAAAGGCATTCTGAACGTCAAAGGCCGAGACCATCGGTTCGTGTTTCAGGGCGTCCATATGCTGTTCGACGGGAAGGCCGATCGGGCATGGAAGCCCGGCGAGGCGCGCACCAATCAGTTGGTCTTCATCGGCAAGGACCTCGATCGCGACGCGCTGACGAAGGGGTTTCGGGCATGCCTCGTCTAG
- a CDS encoding TonB-dependent receptor → MSRFYWFARAMSFVLLGFYAVSGWEMSSASAAEESGRRVVRGFVQNQDLRRIPQAIVQVKDQEGNPVATAVTDDAGEFSVTVPQEGTYSVSAVQETYRSEYVIVKIGTEPPPPMRLTLALTQEIALEVVSPLPPIQYKASSETYSVSRKDIEALPRGNNNELHDVLLTIPSAAYGALKQLHIRQDHANLQFRIDGVPIPDTVTSAFTDVITPRAWERADILLGGMEAQYGWRTTAVVDITSKSGTRPGFGSLQMFGGSNETLNPSFEYGGTVGEKFRYYVLNSFTSTNRGIEPPTLGHSIFHGQSERNQTYLRGDYQHDNRNNFTWLFLNSVAKYQIPTTPGLAVNPDVLALLQAQNPAFNPVASQAIDENQKENNQYAHMVWRHDINAGNFFSLAGYFRHTRAIFRTDPFNVLAHVADPDEPFSAADQDRMAYSGGVRLDYTYVHSKEHLIKTGFQIDRTQAVNKTRLFAFQRDPGTGEPIGNVLGLDADNRLIGYRQEFWLQDQWTPDEHWTFNLGVRGDAIQYQMSEGQVSPRVGVTYKYDNANVFHAFYGRLFTPPNLEAISFAKLNTIGTTAGPENLTNNTVRAERSHYFEVGSYHALTSWATLELTGYYKLNRYQSDAGQFGTTPLLNFFAFERGWQRGVDGALKVQVTDNLAARGNVAWGQCKGYGLQSGHFLLEQKEIDDVNSPGGVFCDHMQLLTSSAVVSYKFLERTTISGQMLYGSGLRTAADEEAKTNSSHSPSYTVYNVSISHVIPLPWDRQKFLIGFDVINLLDQKYFINQGEGSIGLGVAHAGMPRSFFFRGQWFF, encoded by the coding sequence ATGAGCCGTTTCTATTGGTTCGCCCGCGCGATGTCATTCGTCTTATTGGGTTTCTACGCCGTATCCGGATGGGAGATGAGCTCGGCCTCCGCAGCGGAGGAGAGTGGTCGGAGGGTCGTTCGAGGATTCGTCCAAAATCAAGACCTGCGGCGCATTCCCCAAGCCATCGTGCAAGTCAAGGATCAGGAGGGAAATCCGGTCGCGACCGCCGTCACCGACGACGCGGGGGAGTTTTCGGTGACGGTGCCGCAGGAGGGCACGTATTCGGTCAGCGCCGTGCAGGAAACGTATCGGAGCGAGTATGTGATCGTGAAGATCGGGACGGAACCGCCGCCGCCGATGCGGTTGACCCTGGCCCTCACGCAGGAAATCGCGCTGGAAGTGGTGTCGCCGCTGCCTCCCATTCAGTACAAGGCGTCGAGCGAGACCTACTCGGTGAGCCGGAAAGACATCGAAGCGTTGCCGCGCGGAAACAACAACGAGCTGCACGATGTGCTGCTGACCATTCCGAGCGCGGCCTACGGCGCGCTGAAACAGTTGCACATTCGGCAGGACCACGCCAACTTACAGTTCCGCATCGACGGTGTGCCGATTCCGGACACGGTGACGTCCGCCTTCACGGACGTGATCACGCCTCGTGCCTGGGAACGGGCCGACATCCTCCTGGGCGGTATGGAGGCTCAGTACGGGTGGAGAACCACGGCGGTCGTCGATATCACCAGCAAGAGCGGGACCAGGCCCGGCTTCGGCTCGCTCCAGATGTTCGGCGGATCGAACGAAACGCTCAACCCCTCGTTCGAATACGGCGGCACGGTTGGCGAAAAGTTCCGCTACTACGTGCTGAACAGCTTTACGTCCACCAATCGCGGGATCGAGCCGCCCACGCTGGGGCATTCGATCTTTCACGGGCAGAGCGAGCGCAACCAGACGTACCTCCGCGGCGACTATCAACACGACAATCGCAACAACTTCACTTGGCTGTTCCTGAATTCGGTGGCCAAGTATCAGATTCCCACCACGCCCGGACTGGCGGTCAACCCGGACGTCCTGGCGTTGCTGCAAGCGCAGAACCCGGCGTTCAATCCGGTCGCCTCGCAGGCCATCGATGAAAATCAGAAAGAGAACAACCAGTACGCGCACATGGTCTGGCGGCACGACATCAACGCCGGCAATTTCTTCAGCCTGGCCGGATATTTCCGCCATACCCGCGCCATCTTCAGAACGGATCCATTCAACGTATTGGCGCACGTCGCGGATCCTGATGAGCCGTTCTCGGCGGCCGATCAAGACCGGATGGCCTATTCGGGCGGCGTGCGGCTGGACTATACCTACGTGCACAGCAAAGAACATCTCATCAAAACGGGATTTCAGATCGACCGCACCCAGGCCGTCAACAAGACGCGGCTGTTCGCCTTTCAACGCGATCCGGGAACCGGCGAGCCGATCGGCAACGTGCTCGGGCTCGATGCCGACAACCGGCTGATCGGCTACCGCCAGGAATTCTGGCTGCAGGATCAGTGGACGCCGGACGAACACTGGACGTTCAACCTCGGCGTCCGCGGCGATGCGATCCAATACCAAATGAGCGAGGGGCAGGTCAGCCCGCGGGTCGGCGTGACGTACAAGTACGACAACGCCAACGTCTTTCATGCCTTCTACGGCAGATTGTTCACCCCGCCGAACCTGGAGGCGATCTCGTTCGCCAAGCTCAACACCATCGGCACGACGGCGGGGCCCGAGAATCTGACCAACAACACGGTCAGGGCCGAGCGATCCCACTACTTCGAAGTGGGGAGCTATCACGCACTGACATCATGGGCCACGCTGGAACTGACGGGCTATTACAAGCTCAACCGGTACCAATCGGATGCCGGCCAGTTCGGCACCACGCCGCTCCTGAATTTCTTCGCCTTCGAACGGGGATGGCAGCGGGGGGTCGACGGCGCCCTGAAAGTCCAGGTGACGGACAACCTGGCCGCGCGCGGGAACGTGGCCTGGGGCCAATGCAAGGGCTACGGCCTCCAGTCCGGCCATTTCCTGCTGGAACAGAAGGAGATCGACGACGTCAACTCGCCGGGCGGCGTGTTTTGCGATCACATGCAATTGCTGACAAGTTCGGCCGTGGTGAGTTATAAGTTTCTGGAGCGGACGACGATCAGCGGCCAGATGCTCTACGGGTCGGGTCTTCGCACGGCGGCCGACGAGGAAGCCAAGACGAATTCTTCGCACAGCCCGTCCTACACGGTTTACAATGTCTCCATTTCTCACGTCATTCCGTTGCCCTGGGATCGGCAGAAGTTCCTGATCGGGTTCGATGTGATTAATCTGCTGGATCAGAAATATTTCATCAACCAGGGCGAGGGAAGCATCGGTCTCGGCGTCGCGCACGCCGGCATGCCGCGGTCGTTTTTCTTCAGAGGGCAGTGGTTCTTTTAA
- a CDS encoding transcriptional repressor translates to MNASMLRSLKAVGKKLTKPRKAMLEILLESALPITAAEVHERLKRAHRTVDLVTVYRNLAMLQELGLIDPVGFHEGQMRYEVRHGRQHHHHIRCRGCGRIADLMLCPLKKLTEVVERRTRFVVESHALEFFGWCPECR, encoded by the coding sequence ATGAACGCGTCGATGCTCCGCAGTCTCAAAGCGGTCGGCAAGAAACTCACCAAGCCCAGGAAGGCGATGTTGGAGATTCTTCTGGAGAGCGCCTTACCGATCACCGCGGCGGAGGTGCATGAGCGCCTGAAGCGGGCGCATCGAACAGTGGACCTCGTCACCGTCTATCGGAATCTGGCCATGCTCCAGGAGCTTGGATTGATCGACCCGGTCGGGTTCCACGAAGGGCAGATGCGGTACGAGGTGCGTCACGGCCGGCAGCACCATCATCACATTCGATGCCGGGGATGCGGCCGTATCGCCGACTTGATGCTGTGCCCGTTGAAAAAGTTGACCGAGGTGGTCGAACGGCGGACCAGATTCGTCGTCGAAAGCCACGCCCTGGAATTTTTCGGATGGTGCCCGGAATGCCGCTGA
- a CDS encoding zinc ribbon domain-containing protein, which translates to MPIYEYQAEQCLGPKDCPQRFAFRQTMNEPPVTRCRVCGTAMTRILSSFSAGAGTFACEAAEAGPAHGSCAPPATLKNMFGGGLRIVGCGHAHGRDCGPKDAKEAESRALR; encoded by the coding sequence ATGCCGATCTATGAATATCAGGCCGAGCAGTGTCTTGGGCCGAAGGATTGTCCCCAACGGTTTGCCTTCCGGCAGACGATGAATGAACCGCCGGTAACACGGTGCCGAGTCTGTGGCACGGCGATGACACGGATCTTGTCGTCGTTCAGTGCCGGTGCCGGGACGTTCGCCTGCGAAGCCGCCGAGGCTGGGCCGGCGCACGGCTCTTGCGCGCCGCCGGCGACGCTGAAGAACATGTTCGGCGGAGGATTGAGGATCGTGGGTTGCGGACATGCCCATGGTCGGGATTGTGGTCCAAAGGACGCAAAGGAAGCGGAATCACGCGCCTTGCGCTGA
- a CDS encoding DUF3386 family protein yields MSGTTKSAAEEGAKSSDDPVARGLVREAHSRMYKWPAGFGGYRADVLVNDEGEVFKGEVCVIPRKETTVELPGADPALREWVRERLWTQGMHLAHLPFEEGDGKYVFSFDPDEDPARFHPRGRRVLLTGGRLDSWYRIKDRQYTQIGRIAPMIERRVNTIERYDAAPDGRQYSSHYVMTYFTLDGRSVIGMESYVNEYADLRGLWLPLRRRISFGERGLVKTRVIELFNHEVGV; encoded by the coding sequence ATGAGCGGGACGACGAAGTCCGCCGCGGAGGAAGGCGCGAAGTCGAGCGACGATCCCGTTGCGCGGGGCTTGGTTCGGGAAGCCCATAGCCGGATGTACAAATGGCCGGCCGGGTTCGGCGGGTACCGGGCGGATGTGCTCGTCAATGACGAGGGGGAGGTGTTCAAGGGCGAGGTCTGCGTGATTCCGCGGAAAGAGACGACCGTGGAACTGCCGGGCGCGGACCCCGCGCTCCGCGAATGGGTGCGCGAGCGGCTCTGGACCCAAGGTATGCACCTGGCCCACCTGCCGTTCGAAGAGGGCGACGGGAAGTACGTGTTCTCGTTCGATCCGGACGAAGATCCGGCCCGGTTCCATCCCCGCGGCCGTCGCGTGTTGCTGACCGGCGGTCGGTTGGACTCGTGGTATCGCATCAAGGACCGGCAATACACCCAGATCGGTCGCATCGCTCCGATGATCGAACGGCGCGTGAATACCATCGAGCGGTACGACGCGGCGCCGGACGGCAGGCAGTACTCCAGCCATTACGTCATGACCTATTTCACCCTGGACGGCCGCTCGGTCATCGGGATGGAAAGCTACGTGAACGAGTATGCGGACCTGCGAGGACTCTGGCTCCCGTTGCGCCGACGGATCTCTTTCGGCGAGCGAGGGCTGGTGAAGACGCGGGTGATCGAACTGTTCAATCACGAGGTGGGGGTGTGA